In a genomic window of Rhodovulum sp. P5:
- a CDS encoding xanthine dehydrogenase family protein subunit M → MYAFEFDRPATLAEAIDALGTEEAQALGGGQTLIPSLKQRLAAPSKLVSLTGIAELKGVSMDGGTLTIGGATPHAVVAAEAAAHYPALAALAGHIGDPAVRNRGTIGGSLANNDPSACYPAAVLASGATVVTHTREIAADDFFQGMFTTALEEGEIITAVRFPVPAAAAYAKFEQPASRFALTGAFVAKGPAGVRVAITGASEEGVFRWAEAEAALTADFSPAALAPLTPPQGDMIEDIHGTAQYRAHLAKVMTQRAVAKAG, encoded by the coding sequence ATGTACGCATTCGAATTCGACCGCCCCGCGACACTGGCCGAGGCCATCGACGCGCTTGGCACCGAAGAGGCGCAGGCGCTGGGGGGCGGGCAGACGCTGATCCCCTCGTTGAAACAGCGGCTGGCGGCGCCCTCGAAACTGGTCAGCCTGACCGGCATCGCGGAGCTGAAGGGGGTCTCGATGGACGGCGGCACGCTGACCATCGGCGGCGCCACGCCCCATGCGGTGGTGGCGGCCGAGGCCGCGGCCCATTACCCCGCGCTGGCCGCGCTGGCGGGCCATATCGGCGACCCCGCGGTGCGCAATCGCGGCACCATCGGCGGCAGCCTTGCCAATAACGACCCGTCGGCCTGCTATCCCGCGGCGGTGCTGGCCTCGGGCGCGACGGTGGTGACCCATACCCGGGAGATCGCGGCCGACGACTTCTTCCAGGGCATGTTCACCACCGCGCTGGAGGAAGGCGAGATCATCACCGCCGTCCGCTTCCCCGTGCCGGCGGCGGCGGCCTACGCCAAGTTCGAGCAACCCGCCTCCCGCTTCGCGCTGACCGGCGCCTTCGTGGCCAAGGGCCCCGCCGGCGTCCGCGTCGCGATCACCGGCGCCTCCGAGGAGGGCGTGTTCCGCTGGGCCGAGGCCGAAGCCGCGCTGACCGCCGATTTCTCCCCCGCCGCCCTCGCCCCCCTCACCCCGCCCCAAGGCGACATGATCGAAGACATCCACGGCACCGCCCAATACCGCGCCCATCTCGCAAAGGTCATGACACAAAGAGCCGTGGCAAAAGCAGGCTAA
- a CDS encoding xanthine dehydrogenase family protein molybdopterin-binding subunit, with product MPKDHGIGASSKRREDKRFLTGRGRYTDDINLAGQAYAVFVRSQVAHGKLNGVDTAAAEAMPGVIRVFTGADFEGVGGLPCGWQVTDRHGEPMQEPGHPVLAQGKVRHVGDPIAVVVAETEDQARDAAEAVDPDIEELDPVLDMKAALADGAPRVHDDLSSNLCYDWGFVEENREAVNAAFEAAHHVTTLELVNQRLIPNAMEPRVAVGDFNPATEDSTLYTTSQNPHVIRLLMGAFVLGIPEHKLRVVAPDVGGGFGSKIFHYAEEAFCTFAAKAIRRPVKWTCTRSEAFISDAHGRDHVTKIELALDAEANFTALRTETYANMGAYLSTFAPSIPTWLHGTLMAGNYKTPLIYVNVKAVFTNTVPVDAYRGAGRPEATFQLERVIDKAARELGMDPVDLRRKNFVTEFPYATPVAVEYDTGDYNATMDKLLEMIDLSGFEARLAESKARGRLRGLGINCYIEACGIAPSQLVGQLGARAGLYESATVRVNATGGLVVMTGSHSHGQGHETTFAQVVADMIGIGEDMVEIVHGDTANTPMGMGTYGSRSLAVGGSAMVRATEKIIAKAKKIAAHLMEAAPEDIELKDGQFTVAGTDKSVAWGDVTLAAYVPHNYPLEDIEPGLEETAFYDPNNFTYPAGAYACEVEVDPETGKVDVVSFAAADDFGNIVNPMIVSGQVHGGIAQGIGQALLESAVFDEYGQLLSGSYMDYAMPRADDVPFYAVDHSCATPCTHNPLGVKGCGEAGAIGSPPAVVNAVVDALQRAGHTSVTHIDMPLTPSRVWAAMQG from the coding sequence ATGCCGAAAGATCACGGCATCGGCGCCAGTTCCAAGCGGCGCGAGGACAAGCGGTTCCTGACCGGCCGGGGCCGGTATACCGACGACATCAACCTGGCAGGGCAGGCCTATGCGGTCTTCGTGCGCTCCCAGGTGGCCCATGGGAAACTGAACGGGGTGGACACCGCGGCCGCCGAAGCCATGCCCGGCGTGATCCGCGTCTTTACCGGTGCGGATTTCGAGGGCGTGGGGGGCCTGCCCTGCGGCTGGCAGGTGACCGACCGGCATGGGGAACCGATGCAGGAACCCGGCCACCCGGTGCTGGCCCAGGGCAAGGTGCGCCATGTGGGCGACCCGATCGCCGTGGTGGTGGCCGAGACCGAGGACCAGGCCCGCGACGCGGCCGAGGCCGTCGACCCCGATATCGAGGAACTGGACCCGGTGCTCGACATGAAGGCGGCGCTGGCGGACGGCGCGCCCAGGGTGCATGACGATCTGAGTTCGAACCTTTGTTATGACTGGGGCTTCGTGGAGGAGAACCGCGAGGCGGTGAATGCCGCGTTCGAGGCGGCCCATCACGTCACCACGCTGGAGCTTGTGAACCAGCGGCTGATCCCCAACGCGATGGAACCGCGGGTGGCGGTGGGCGATTTCAACCCCGCGACCGAGGACAGCACGCTTTACACCACCTCGCAGAACCCCCATGTGATCCGGCTGTTGATGGGGGCCTTCGTGCTGGGCATTCCCGAGCACAAGCTGCGCGTGGTGGCCCCGGATGTGGGCGGCGGCTTCGGGTCGAAGATCTTCCACTATGCGGAAGAGGCATTCTGCACCTTCGCCGCGAAGGCGATCAGGCGCCCGGTGAAATGGACCTGCACGCGGTCGGAGGCGTTCATCTCCGACGCCCATGGCCGCGATCATGTCACGAAGATCGAACTGGCGCTGGATGCCGAGGCCAACTTCACCGCGCTCAGGACCGAGACTTACGCCAATATGGGCGCGTATCTGTCGACCTTCGCGCCGTCGATCCCGACCTGGCTGCACGGCACGCTGATGGCGGGCAATTACAAGACACCGCTGATCTATGTGAACGTCAAGGCGGTGTTCACCAACACGGTGCCGGTGGATGCCTATCGCGGCGCGGGCCGGCCGGAGGCGACCTTCCAGCTGGAACGGGTGATCGACAAGGCCGCGCGGGAGCTGGGGATGGACCCGGTGGACCTCCGCCGGAAGAACTTCGTCACCGAGTTTCCCTATGCCACGCCCGTCGCGGTGGAATACGACACCGGCGATTACAACGCGACGATGGACAAGCTTCTGGAGATGATCGACCTCTCGGGCTTCGAGGCGCGGCTGGCGGAGAGCAAGGCCCGCGGGCGCCTGCGCGGCCTTGGCATCAACTGCTATATCGAGGCCTGCGGGATCGCGCCCAGCCAGCTTGTGGGCCAGTTGGGCGCGCGGGCCGGTTTGTATGAATCGGCCACGGTGCGGGTGAACGCGACCGGCGGCCTGGTGGTGATGACCGGCAGCCACAGCCACGGGCAGGGGCATGAGACGACCTTTGCGCAAGTCGTGGCCGACATGATCGGCATCGGCGAGGACATGGTCGAGATCGTCCATGGCGACACCGCCAACACGCCGATGGGCATGGGCACCTATGGCTCGCGTTCGCTGGCCGTCGGCGGATCGGCGATGGTGCGGGCGACCGAGAAGATCATCGCCAAGGCGAAGAAGATCGCCGCCCACCTGATGGAGGCCGCGCCGGAAGATATCGAGTTGAAGGACGGCCAGTTCACCGTGGCGGGCACCGACAAGTCGGTCGCCTGGGGCGACGTGACGCTGGCGGCCTATGTCCCCCACAACTACCCGCTGGAGGATATCGAACCGGGGCTGGAGGAGACCGCCTTCTACGACCCCAACAACTTCACCTACCCCGCCGGCGCCTATGCCTGCGAGGTGGAGGTCGACCCCGAGACCGGCAAGGTCGATGTGGTCTCCTTTGCCGCCGCGGACGACTTCGGCAATATCGTGAACCCGATGATCGTCTCGGGGCAGGTGCATGGCGGCATCGCCCAAGGGATCGGGCAGGCGCTGCTGGAGAGCGCGGTGTTCGACGAGTATGGCCAGCTTCTGTCGGGCTCCTACATGGATTACGCGATGCCCAGGGCCGATGACGTGCCGTTCTACGCGGTCGATCATTCCTGCGCCACGCCCTGCACCCACAACCCCCTGGGGGTGAAGGGCTGCGGCGAGGCCGGGGCCATCGGCTCCCCGCCCGCGGTGGTCAATGCCGTGGTCGATGCGCTGCAGCGCGCGGGCCACACATCGGTCACCCATATCGACATGCCGCTGACGCCGTCGCGCGTCTGGGCCGCCATGCAGGGCTGA
- a CDS encoding (2Fe-2S)-binding protein produces the protein MTTVSMTVNGRLLSGAIEGRTLLVEFLREGLGLTGTHVGCDTSQCGACVVHVDGRAVKSCTMLAAEAAGAEVVTIEGMANADGSLSVIQQAFQDHHGLQCGFCTPGMVMSAAALLADNPKPTEAEVRAYLEGNICRCTGYHNIVKAILAASGQDVTHIGGDAIAAE, from the coding sequence ATGACGACGGTATCCATGACGGTGAACGGCCGTTTGTTGAGTGGGGCTATTGAGGGTCGGACGTTGCTTGTCGAGTTTCTGCGGGAGGGTTTGGGCCTGACGGGGACGCATGTTGGCTGTGATACGTCGCAATGCGGGGCGTGCGTTGTGCATGTGGACGGTCGGGCGGTGAAGTCCTGCACGATGCTGGCGGCAGAGGCGGCCGGGGCGGAGGTTGTCACGATCGAGGGGATGGCCAATGCGGACGGTTCGCTGAGCGTGATCCAGCAGGCGTTCCAGGACCATCACGGGCTGCAATGCGGGTTCTGCACGCCGGGGATGGTGATGTCGGCGGCGGCGCTTCTGGCGGACAATCCCAAGCCGACCGAGGCAGAGGTGCGCGCCTATCTGGAGGGCAATATCTGCCGCTGTACGGGCTACCACAACATCGTCAAGGCGATCCTGGCGGCCAGCGGTCAGGACGTGACCCATATCGGCGGCGACGCCATCGCGGCGGAATAG
- a CDS encoding CoxG family protein, translating to MEFHATHDIAADRDTVWKALLSEDVLRDCVPGCKELSGSPEEGFDAVAVQKVGPVKATFKGHVSLSEMVEPQSLTLSGEGKGGAAGFAKGHAHVTLDEVEGGTQLSYQLEVEVGGKLAQLGSRIIHGVAHKLTDQFFTNFKAAVEEPEAEGEEPADETGAEDAAPETGKKKGWFGRLTGRKPTAEAEETQEN from the coding sequence ATGGAATTCCACGCGACGCATGACATCGCCGCCGACCGCGACACGGTCTGGAAGGCCCTGCTGTCCGAGGACGTGCTTCGGGACTGTGTGCCCGGCTGCAAGGAGCTGAGCGGCTCGCCCGAAGAGGGCTTTGATGCGGTCGCCGTGCAGAAGGTCGGCCCCGTCAAGGCGACCTTCAAGGGCCATGTCAGCCTGAGCGAGATGGTAGAGCCGCAGTCCCTGACGCTGAGCGGCGAAGGCAAGGGCGGCGCGGCCGGCTTTGCCAAGGGCCATGCCCATGTCACGCTCGACGAGGTCGAGGGCGGCACGCAACTTTCCTACCAGCTGGAGGTCGAGGTCGGCGGCAAGCTGGCCCAGCTTGGCAGCCGCATCATCCACGGCGTCGCGCACAAGCTGACCGACCAGTTCTTCACAAACTTCAAGGCGGCCGTCGAAGAGCCCGAGGCAGAGGGCGAAGAGCCCGCGGACGAAACCGGGGCAGAGGACGCCGCGCCCGAGACGGGCAAGAAGAAAGGCTGGTTCGGCCGCCTGACCGGGCGCAAGCCCACGGCCGAGGCCGAAGAAACACAAGAAAACTGA
- a CDS encoding 4Fe-4S binding protein, producing MRAVRPFLVFLLALAPICLPVGGGRADTLPREVIARFVMPPFSVGEPVNDKGVWSLLSSGGAKAGFVFETEPLAPLPGFSGAPINLLVMMDLNGSFMDVRLISQNEPIFVSGLGEAPLRAFLEQYGGLSISQSLVVGTPYGGAGGGSSLVYLDGVTKATASVRIAHESILAAARAVAREKMQGVATGPPARPDPDHAEDLTWDDLVAKGLVTRKTVTNAEVEALFAGTLWRADDPQAAADPDGVYLDLWIVDLGPPSIARAALSPDGFAELQDFLSISGTDEPILVIDTGRHGLVSEDFVRNTAPDLLSAEQGGLPVALRDADLLVDLAEDAPDGTAMILRTDRRLGFDPTQPWQMKVQAVRKHGMFQPQVGSVTLTAEHTTPERFFTRPEAPRQSPPWRDALRNRATDLWVAGGFLAGLLLLLGPGMRRFAGSRLFMPARLAILAGVVGFIGWWGQGQLSIVTVLGVLRTAWEGGSFAFLLYDPFSLLIWGVTLLGFLLWGRGLFCGWLCPFGALQEFAGVLGRALRLPQVEPSARWDRRLKLLKYGLLAGLVGTVFVAPQHVGTVAEVEPFKTAITTYFVRDWYYVLYAAFWLLLGLSLFKGFCRYVCPLGAVMAIGGVLRGRDWIARRAECGSPCQLCRVRCRYGAIERSGKIAYSECFQCLDCVAIHDDPSQCVPLVLASRADRQKEAAE from the coding sequence ATGCGTGCGGTCCGCCCTTTTCTGGTGTTCCTCCTTGCGCTGGCGCCGATCTGCCTGCCGGTCGGTGGCGGGCGGGCCGACACGTTACCGAGAGAGGTCATCGCCCGCTTCGTGATGCCGCCCTTTTCGGTGGGGGAACCGGTCAACGACAAGGGCGTCTGGTCCCTGTTGAGTTCCGGCGGCGCGAAAGCCGGCTTCGTTTTCGAGACAGAGCCGCTGGCCCCCTTGCCCGGTTTTTCCGGGGCGCCGATCAACCTGCTGGTCATGATGGACCTGAACGGCAGCTTCATGGATGTGCGGCTGATTTCGCAGAACGAGCCGATCTTCGTCTCGGGGCTGGGAGAGGCGCCGCTGCGCGCGTTCCTTGAACAATATGGCGGGTTGTCGATTTCCCAGTCGCTGGTGGTCGGCACGCCCTATGGCGGGGCGGGGGGCGGATCGTCTCTGGTCTATCTCGACGGGGTGACCAAGGCGACGGCAAGCGTGCGGATCGCCCATGAATCGATCCTCGCCGCCGCCCGGGCCGTGGCGCGAGAGAAGATGCAAGGGGTGGCGACCGGCCCGCCCGCACGGCCGGACCCGGACCATGCCGAGGACCTGACATGGGACGATCTGGTCGCCAAGGGCCTTGTCACCCGCAAAACCGTCACCAATGCCGAGGTCGAGGCGCTGTTCGCAGGCACCCTTTGGCGCGCGGACGATCCACAGGCCGCGGCTGACCCGGACGGTGTGTATCTGGACCTGTGGATCGTCGATCTGGGGCCCCCGTCGATTGCCCGGGCCGCCCTGTCGCCAGACGGGTTTGCAGAATTGCAGGACTTCCTGTCGATCTCGGGAACTGATGAGCCGATCCTCGTGATCGATACCGGGCGGCACGGGCTGGTGTCAGAGGATTTCGTGCGCAACACCGCGCCCGACCTGTTGTCGGCGGAGCAAGGCGGCCTGCCTGTTGCGCTGCGCGATGCCGATCTGCTGGTCGACCTGGCCGAGGACGCGCCGGACGGGACGGCGATGATCCTGCGGACCGACCGGCGGCTGGGGTTCGATCCCACGCAGCCCTGGCAGATGAAGGTGCAGGCGGTGCGCAAGCACGGGATGTTCCAGCCGCAAGTGGGAAGCGTCACCCTGACCGCCGAACACACCACGCCAGAGCGGTTCTTCACCCGGCCAGAGGCGCCACGGCAAAGCCCGCCCTGGCGCGATGCCCTGCGCAACCGGGCCACCGATCTGTGGGTCGCGGGTGGGTTTCTGGCGGGGCTCTTGCTGTTGCTGGGGCCGGGGATGCGGCGCTTTGCGGGCAGCCGGCTTTTCATGCCCGCCCGTCTGGCGATCCTTGCCGGCGTGGTGGGGTTCATCGGTTGGTGGGGGCAGGGGCAGTTGTCCATCGTCACGGTGCTGGGCGTGCTGCGTACCGCGTGGGAGGGCGGAAGCTTTGCCTTCCTGCTTTACGACCCGTTTTCGCTGCTGATCTGGGGCGTGACGCTCCTTGGGTTCCTGCTGTGGGGCCGGGGGCTTTTCTGCGGGTGGCTCTGCCCCTTCGGTGCGCTTCAGGAGTTTGCCGGGGTTCTTGGTCGCGCGCTGCGCCTGCCGCAGGTGGAGCCCTCCGCCCGCTGGGACCGGCGGTTGAAGCTGTTGAAATACGGGCTGCTGGCGGGGCTGGTCGGCACGGTTTTCGTCGCGCCCCAGCACGTCGGCACCGTGGCCGAGGTGGAACCCTTCAAGACCGCCATCACCACCTATTTCGTCCGCGACTGGTACTACGTCCTCTATGCTGCGTTCTGGCTGCTGCTGGGTTTGAGCCTGTTCAAGGGCTTTTGCCGCTATGTCTGCCCTTTGGGGGCGGTGATGGCCATCGGCGGGGTCTTGCGCGGGCGGGACTGGATCGCGCGGCGGGCCGAATGCGGGTCGCCCTGTCAGTTGTGCCGGGTGCGCTGTCGCTATGGCGCGATCGAACGGTCGGGCAAGATCGCCTATTCGGAATGTTTCCAGTGCCTCGACTGCGTGGCAATCCATGACGACCCGTCGCAATGCGTGCCGCTGGTGCTGGCCAGTCGCGCGGACAGGCAGAAGGAGGCCGCCGAATGA
- a CDS encoding FAD:protein FMN transferase: MNRRRFLSISAAAVAVPGAACARTVWRGHALGAEAQVTLAGDRAAAQAVIPALTAELDRIASLFSLYRPDSALVRLNRAGQLSGPPPEMVELLTLCGQVHAATAGRFDPTVQPLWAALARGEDGAAEKGLIGWNRVEFGPDAITLGPGQALTLNGIAQGYATDRVADLLAGAGFTDVLVDIGEHRALGGPWRLGLRDPAFGLLGTRTLRDGAIATSSPAALSLGGAAHILSPTGVPLRWSTVSVEARTAAPADALSTALCMASRDEAEGAVALMPDVRSVTLVDHAGDLRTIRR; the protein is encoded by the coding sequence ATGAACCGCCGCCGTTTCCTGAGCATTTCCGCTGCGGCTGTCGCGGTGCCGGGGGCCGCGTGTGCGAGGACCGTCTGGCGCGGCCATGCGCTGGGGGCAGAGGCGCAGGTTACGCTTGCGGGGGACCGCGCCGCGGCGCAGGCCGTGATCCCGGCGCTGACGGCGGAACTGGACCGCATCGCATCTCTCTTCAGCCTTTATCGGCCGGACAGCGCGCTGGTGCGGCTGAACCGGGCCGGGCAGCTCAGCGGCCCGCCGCCGGAGATGGTGGAACTGCTGACACTCTGCGGGCAGGTCCATGCGGCAACCGCGGGCCGGTTCGATCCAACGGTGCAGCCGCTTTGGGCCGCCTTGGCCCGGGGGGAGGATGGCGCGGCCGAAAAGGGCCTGATCGGCTGGAACAGGGTCGAATTCGGGCCGGATGCGATCACGCTTGGCCCCGGGCAGGCGCTGACGCTGAACGGCATCGCGCAGGGCTATGCCACCGACCGCGTGGCCGATCTGCTGGCCGGGGCCGGGTTCACCGACGTTCTGGTCGATATCGGGGAGCATCGCGCCCTTGGCGGCCCTTGGCGGCTGGGTCTGCGCGATCCGGCATTTGGGCTATTGGGCACACGCACGCTGCGCGACGGGGCCATCGCGACCTCCAGCCCCGCTGCGCTGTCGCTGGGGGGGGCGGCGCATATCCTCTCGCCCACAGGCGTGCCCCTGCGCTGGTCGACGGTGAGTGTCGAGGCCCGAACCGCCGCGCCGGCCGATGCGCTGTCCACGGCGCTGTGCATGGCGTCGCGAGACGAGGCGGAAGGGGCAGTGGCGCTGATGCCGGATGTTCGGTCGGTCACGCTTGTCGATCACGCGGGCGATCTGCGGACGATCCGACGGTAG
- a CDS encoding ABC transporter substrate-binding protein → MERRAVLAALVALAGVMPGGGALARCETYVPQAKPQNASRDIVGQDLDQIMERGFIEFALYDDFPPWSYEKAGKPAGVDVEIARLIAADLGVAPRFRLVAAGEELQADLRNYVWKGAIVGGRVSNVMMHVPYDSEFACRVEQVVFTGVYAEETVAIAYRRDDYPEDPPVPAYFRFDTVAVENDSIADFYLTSLAGGALAANIRRYPTAAAAMEALARHEVMAAMAPRAQLEAGLTEDSAIHEPPLPGFAVGTWPIGVAVHQRYRALGYAVDDAIRAAMADGRIAAIFEAEGLSYHPPEW, encoded by the coding sequence ATGGAGCGCCGGGCCGTTCTTGCCGCGCTTGTCGCCCTTGCCGGGGTCATGCCCGGTGGGGGCGCCCTTGCACGCTGTGAAACCTATGTGCCGCAGGCCAAGCCCCAGAATGCGTCGCGCGATATCGTCGGCCAGGATCTCGACCAGATCATGGAGCGGGGCTTCATCGAGTTCGCGCTGTATGATGACTTCCCGCCCTGGTCCTATGAAAAGGCGGGCAAGCCCGCGGGCGTGGATGTCGAAATCGCCCGCCTGATCGCCGCCGATCTGGGGGTGGCGCCGCGCTTTCGCCTTGTGGCCGCGGGGGAAGAATTGCAGGCCGATCTGCGCAACTATGTCTGGAAGGGGGCCATTGTCGGCGGGCGCGTGTCCAACGTGATGATGCATGTTCCCTATGACAGCGAGTTCGCCTGCCGCGTGGAACAGGTCGTCTTCACCGGGGTCTATGCGGAGGAGACCGTGGCCATCGCCTATCGCCGCGACGACTATCCCGAGGATCCGCCGGTGCCCGCCTATTTCCGTTTTGACACGGTGGCGGTGGAAAACGACTCGATCGCCGATTTCTACCTGACCTCGCTGGCCGGTGGGGCGCTGGCCGCGAATATCCGCCGCTATCCGACCGCCGCCGCCGCGATGGAGGCGCTGGCCCGGCACGAGGTCATGGCCGCCATGGCCCCCCGCGCGCAACTGGAGGCCGGGTTGACCGAAGACAGCGCGATCCACGAACCGCCCCTGCCGGGCTTTGCGGTGGGCACATGGCCCATCGGCGTCGCGGTGCATCAGCGGTATCGGGCCCTGGGATATGCCGTGGACGATGCGATCCGCGCCGCGATGGCGGACGGGCGGATCGCGGCGATCTTCGAGGCCGAGGGGCTGAGCTATCATCCGCCGGAGTGGTGA
- the pedF gene encoding cytochrome c-550 PedF has protein sequence MRELCRSILLAAGTAITAATLAHAHGDVAPQPINTDALPDVGEDWLIENPYRDMGQDVWDKAIEIGASGFNQNCARCHGLGAISGGLAPDVRFLEAEEYGDEWFVERFRHGYTQNGITKMPAFGELLGQKAAWAIRTYIETRPDDVQVSERTDELKALRDQLSGWAQGDGIPDPDGMIEELNAIAGDIETLSGAPVADSVAYRAARQIDGTSASYKLAAETLTIGLSAAH, from the coding sequence ATGCGAGAGCTCTGCCGCAGCATCCTGCTTGCCGCCGGCACCGCCATCACCGCCGCCACGCTGGCCCATGCCCATGGCGATGTGGCACCGCAGCCGATCAACACCGATGCCCTGCCCGATGTGGGCGAGGACTGGCTGATCGAGAATCCCTATCGCGACATGGGGCAGGACGTCTGGGACAAGGCGATCGAGATCGGCGCATCCGGCTTCAACCAGAACTGCGCGCGCTGTCATGGCCTGGGGGCGATTTCGGGCGGGCTGGCCCCCGATGTGCGCTTCCTTGAGGCAGAAGAATATGGCGACGAATGGTTCGTGGAACGCTTTCGCCACGGCTACACCCAGAACGGCATCACCAAGATGCCGGCCTTTGGCGAGTTGCTGGGGCAGAAGGCCGCCTGGGCGATCCGGACCTATATCGAAACCCGCCCCGACGATGTGCAGGTGTCCGAACGCACCGATGAGTTGAAGGCGCTGCGCGACCAGTTGTCGGGCTGGGCACAAGGCGACGGCATCCCCGACCCCGACGGGATGATCGAAGAACTGAATGCCATCGCCGGGGACATCGAAACCCTGTCTGGCGCCCCTGTCGCCGACAGCGTGGCCTATCGCGCCGCCCGCCAGATCGACGGCACGTCGGCCTCCTACAAACTTGCGGCCGAGACACTGACCATCGGTCTGTCGGCCGCCCACTAG
- a CDS encoding ABC transporter substrate-binding protein, with protein sequence MLRVVLAVMAVAAMLGGLPARAELSVAVGYLRVDVPLPPTLSNLDPVPDDLGIAGAEVGLADNATTGRFLGHGYGLRVVRVPVDGDVAGAARALLGETRLVLVDAPADTLLEIADLPEARSALLFNVAARDNRLRDGACRGNLLHTIPSDAMRTDALAQFLVRKRWTDVALIEGTTPADVQFADALRRSMTKFGLKLRGQNTWAFDADMRRNAAQEVPVFTQAFKEYDVLLVADAADDFARYIPFNTWEPRPVAGSAGLRPMAWSRVVEQWGAAQLQSRFADHAGRDMQPKDYAAWAALRSIGEAVTRTGVGDAATLRAFLLSDAFELGGFKGRPLSYRGWNGQLRQPIALVGPRALVATAPMEGFLHARNELDTLGLDRPESACTAFGG encoded by the coding sequence ATGCTGAGAGTGGTTTTGGCGGTCATGGCCGTGGCCGCGATGCTGGGCGGGCTGCCCGCGCGGGCAGAGCTTTCGGTGGCGGTCGGCTATCTGCGCGTCGATGTGCCCCTGCCGCCGACACTGTCGAACCTCGACCCGGTGCCGGACGATCTGGGGATCGCGGGGGCAGAGGTGGGACTGGCCGACAATGCCACCACCGGCCGGTTTCTGGGCCATGGCTATGGGCTGCGCGTTGTCCGGGTGCCTGTCGACGGCGACGTGGCCGGGGCGGCGCGCGCCCTGCTGGGAGAGACGAGGCTGGTGCTGGTCGACGCACCGGCCGACACGCTTCTTGAGATCGCGGACTTGCCCGAGGCCCGGTCAGCCCTGCTGTTCAACGTCGCCGCGCGGGACAACCGCCTGCGGGACGGGGCATGCCGGGGCAACCTGCTGCACACGATCCCGTCCGATGCCATGCGCACCGATGCGCTGGCCCAGTTCCTGGTGCGAAAACGCTGGACCGATGTTGCCCTGATCGAAGGGACAACGCCGGCCGATGTGCAATTCGCAGACGCGCTCCGCCGCAGCATGACCAAGTTCGGGCTGAAGCTGCGGGGGCAGAATACATGGGCCTTTGACGCCGACATGCGCCGCAACGCCGCGCAGGAGGTGCCGGTCTTCACACAGGCGTTCAAGGAGTATGACGTGCTGCTGGTGGCCGACGCAGCCGACGATTTCGCCCGCTACATCCCCTTCAACACATGGGAGCCCCGGCCGGTTGCAGGCTCGGCCGGGCTGCGGCCCATGGCATGGTCGCGGGTGGTGGAACAATGGGGCGCGGCACAGCTTCAGTCGCGCTTTGCCGACCATGCCGGGCGCGACATGCAGCCCAAGGACTACGCCGCGTGGGCGGCGCTGCGCAGCATCGGTGAGGCGGTGACCCGCACCGGGGTGGGCGATGCGGCGACGCTGCGCGCCTTCCTGCTGTCGGACGCTTTTGAACTGGGGGGCTTCAAGGGGCGGCCGCTCAGCTATCGCGGCTGGAACGGGCAATTGCGCCAGCCGATCGCGCTGGTCGGGCCGCGGGCGCTTGTCGCCACCGCACCGATGGAGGGGTTTCTGCATGCCCGCAACGAACTCGACACGCTGGGTCTCGACCGGCCGGAAAGTGCGTGCACCGCATTCGGGGGCTGA